From Thermodesulfobacteriota bacterium:
GGTATAAGACTGCCGCCGCAGAAGATAATCGTGCCTATGCTATAGAGATGGAACAAATCCCCTATCGAATCCACCAGGATGACGGATTGTCTTGTCTCAGGGGCAAGGTTACTCCATTTGGTGTATCCCCATCCATTTTTCTTGAGCAGGGATTCGACTCCGGAGACCCTTTCTATATGCCGCGGGGCGAGGATTAGCAGCATGCCCGGATATTTCCTTTGCAGGAATTGATAAGCCTGAAGGATGATCTCCTCTTCACCCGTATGGGTGCTTCCGGCTATAAAGACTATATTATCAGGCGTAATCCCCAGCCGTTTCCGCATAGCCTCTTTAACTTCCGGTCCGGCTTGCCGGGACAGGAGGTCATATTTGGCGTTGCCCTGGACCACGACCTTATGCCTCTCTGCCCCCAGGGCCAGGATACGTTTAGCATCGTCTTCCCGGATCATGCTAAAGTAATCAAATCGTTCCAGGATAGGCCGCATAAACGACCTGATTTTTTGATAACGGGCCAAGGAACGCGTCGATATACGTCCGTTAACCAGTATAATTTTGCTGCCCTGGCGGTGTGCCCGGTAAATAAAACCCGGCCAAAGCTCTGTTTCCAGGCAGATTACGGCCTCCGGGGAGACTAACCGCAAGACCCGGCCTACTACCCAGCCGATGTCTATCGGGAAAAAGGTACAGAGGGCCTGATCCCCTAATTTTTCCCTGGCTATTTGTTGTCCCTGCTCAGTAACTGTGGAGAGGACAAACAATAAATCAGGAGGCAATATCTCCCTCAGAGAGGCTATTAAGGCAGCCGCTACCCTTACTTCACCCACGGAGACGGCGTGAATCCACAATCGACGGGGGCTCACCTGTAGCTTTTTCTTTAAGGAAGCGGGGTAGAATCCCAGGCGTTGCCAAAGGCCCCGGCGGTGTTTACCGGTAACCAGACTATAAACTAAAAAGAGGGGAAAGAAAGGAATAAAAAGTACGTTTACCAGGACGTCATAGATTTTATATGCCCAGGGCATCTTTCCCCATAATCAAATGATGATCTTATAAAAAGTCCAAAATACCGCAGAGATCGCTGAGAACGCTAAGATAACATACTGAATGGTTTGCAGTTTTTCTCTGTGGATTTTGCGTGCTCAGCGGTGAAAAGACTTTTGTGCGGTAATATAATCAATCTCAGACGTTAGTCAAGTCTTTTGCCGTAGTAGCGCAGGGCTTCAGGGAGGTGCTCCTTGATGTTTCGAATACGGATTTCATCGGCAGGGTGGGTGGACAGGAAGGCCGGGATACTGTCCTTTTCCACCCGAGACAGGCGTTGCCAGAAGGCTATGGCCTCTCCGGGATCATACCCGGCCCGGGCCATAAGGATGAGGCCGATGCGGTCGGCCTCCAGCTCATGCGTGCGGCTGAAGGGCAGGATAAACCCAATCTGCGCCCCCACCCCGTAGGCCATGCTCGCAGCCTGTACGGCTACAGCGCTTTTCTCGCTTATGGCGATATTCATGGCCTCCTGTCCTATCTGGGCGATCAGGGTGGTGGTCATACGTTCGGCCCCGTGGCGGGCAATAGCGTGGGCCACCTCATGGCTTATTACGGTGGCCAGTCCATTTTCGTCTTTAGTGTAGGGCAGTATGCCCGTATAGATGGCGACCTTGCCGCCGGGGAGACAGAAGGCGTTCGCCGTCTTATCGTCCTCGATGACATTAAATTCCCATTCGAATTCAGGATGGTCTGCGGCCCCGGCAATGCGTAGTCCGACACTCCTTACCCGGCTGACTAATTTTTCATCCCTGGATAATTTAGACTCACTTATTATCTCCCGATAGGATTTAAGGCCGAGGGCCGTCTCTTCTCCTTCGCCAATCAATATGAGCTGTGAACGTCCGGTGAACGGAGCGGTCGCGCACGCACAAAGCAGCATACAGAGACAAACATAGCATACGTTTCTCACTTGCTTGGACAGCCATAACTTTTGCACTGGTTTCATAAAAAAGCACCCTCCTTCGGAGACCAAGATACGCCACGCCTGTAAGGTTTTTATATACCACAAGTTTCCCTCCTTGGACAACTAATTGTGCCGGCTGTTAAGACTCTTCCCTGTTTTTGGAACCCGGGCGACATCGTGTGGCTCAGTTAAATTTTTTCTGTCGCGCGACCCGCATGCGATACCACCACTTTGCTTCATAATGCAACAAAGGGGTTACGACCGTAACATGTCCATAGCCGTTTGTTATTACAAACAAAATAGGTTGTTCTCAAAAATCGGTTGCATTTTGTAACAAAAGGCCGCGGGTGAACGATTAAATAACATGTAATAATTACAGCTAGTTATTGCGTAAGTGCGATGTGGCACGGACCTTGCTTTATCTTAGTCGATAAAACGGCGAGCGATTTCGCATCAAGCAAGGAGGAATATGGAAATGGGATTGAAGGAGACATTAGAAAAGGTGCTCTTAGCGGTAACATTTGCTGAGGCCGGGGAGTTCGATACGGCGAGGCCGCTTATGCGTAAGGAGAAGCATGTGTGGAATAGATTCCTGCAGAGATGGACGGACCGCGCGTGGAGGCCGTAAGCCCCAAGGAGAACAGTATCGCGCCTGACTATTCTTCAGCGAGGAGATAGGTATGGGTTCATTCGTCTTGAACGTTTCCTCGTGTGAAACGAGTGAATTTTTTAGTGAAGTCTTTCCGGGAAGGGAGTGGTTTCTAAGGATTTCATGGGGACAAAGTCGGAGATTACATCACGCTCGATATGCGCGACTCGATGAGGAAGCTATGGGATGGCATGGCTGCGGCCAGTTTTGCCGAAGCCGGAGAATTCGAAACAGCCAGACAAACCATGGACAAGGAGAGGGATCAGTATAAGAAGACCCTGCTCGCGGTTGAGACCCCGCTGGCTTACCGAGGAGGCATTCACCTGTACGAATAACCTGTGTGGCAGATTGAATGCGCTTCTCGAGATACTCCACGTCATTGAGCCGGATAGTCCGGTCCTCCAAGGGAAGGCATTCTTCATCCCCGGCGGTCCCATAAAACAGCGTGTGGGGTCTCTTTCCTGCGTGTACATCCTCTTCTGCATGGCCTGCCTGACGACCTCGTGGCCCTGCTTCTCCAGGACATATTGCAAACTGCTCCAGGCAGTGGCTTCCGCGTCCGCCACTATAACGCGGTACTTTATCCCGGACCTCGATGTTCGTACCGCCCCCTTGCATCATTCAAGACCATATTTCTTGAGCTTACGCCAGAGGGATACCCGGTCTATGCCGAGCACTTCTGCCGTCCTGCTTTTGTTGCCGTCCATCTGCTGAAGAATCCATTGAATATATTCTTTTTCCCTCTCTTTTAGAGTCAAGAGTTGGTTCTCACGTCTCCTGAAGGTATGGATTTCCATCTGCTGCAAATCAAAGGGCAGGTCTTTCAACTCGATCGTTTCCTGGCCGGCGAGGGCTACTGCTCGTTCCATGATATTCTCAAGCTCCCGCACGTTTCCCGGATAACTATAGCTAGTCAGGATTTCCAAGACATCAAGCGAGATCTCCTTCGCTGCTTTATTACCGGCTCTCGCATATTTGTCCAAAAAATAGTACGTTAAGAGGGGAATATCTTCTTTCCTCTCCATCAAGGTCGGCATCTGCAGGGAGACGACATTCAGACGGTAGTAGAGATCCTGGCGAAAGGCTCCTTCCTCTATCGTTTTTTTGAGGTCCTTATTCGTAGCCGCAATAAACCTCACATCTATAGGGATGGGGTTTGTACCCCCAAGACGTATTACTTCTTTTTCCTGGATGACGCGCATCAGTTTGACCTGCATGGACGGGGGCATATCACCCACTTCGTCTAGGAAAACCGTTCCTCCGTTGGCGGTCTCCAGGAGCCCTATCTTGGTAGAGAGGGCACCCGTAAAAGCCTCCTTTTCGTGGCCAAAGAGTTCATTGGCCAGGAGCTCTTCAGTGAATGCCCCACAATTGACAGCCACAAATCTCTTTGTGGCCCGCAAACTGTAATGGTGAATAGACTGGGCGACGAGTTCCTTGCCGGTTCCGCTTTCTCCGGTAATGATTACGTTACAATCGGAGGGGGCTATTTGCTGGATGAGACGTTTAATCTCCAGGATGCTCTTGCTTTTCCCGATGATCAAGGGCGCGTTGCCCTGGATGGTCAACTGTTGTTTGAGTTCCCGGTTTTCGTCCTGAAGCCGTTTCTTTTTTATCGCTCTCGCTACAACAAGACGTATCTCATCCAGTTTGAAGGGCTTGGCGACATAGTGGAAGGCTCCCTTTTTCATGGCCTCGATGGCGGAAGAGACCGTAGCGTAACCGGTGATCATGATCACCTCGGTATCCGGGTGGCGCTGCTTGACCTTCTCGAGGATCTCCATGCCGTCTACCTTTTTCATCTTGAGGTCTGTGAGGACCAGATCAAAGGGAGAAGCTTCGAGGTGTTTCAGTGCCTGCATCCCACTGGACACGGCGGCAACCTCGTATCCCTCCTTTTTGAGGACATGTTCCAGGTTCTCGAGCGTAATTTCCTCGTCGTCGACGATCAGTATTCGGCTCTTGTCAGACAACCGCTTTCTCCATTTTTTTCTGTTCCAGGGGCAGTGCGATGGTGAAGATCGTGCCCTTGCCCTCTTTACTCTTTACCGTAAGGCGGCCCCCATGTTTTTT
This genomic window contains:
- a CDS encoding 3-deoxy-D-manno-octulosonic acid transferase, whose protein sequence is MPWAYKIYDVLVNVLFIPFFPLFLVYSLVTGKHRRGLWQRLGFYPASLKKKLQVSPRRLWIHAVSVGEVRVAAALIASLREILPPDLLFVLSTVTEQGQQIAREKLGDQALCTFFPIDIGWVVGRVLRLVSPEAVICLETELWPGFIYRAHRQGSKIILVNGRISTRSLARYQKIRSFMRPILERFDYFSMIREDDAKRILALGAERHKVVVQGNAKYDLLSRQAGPEVKEAMRKRLGITPDNIVFIAGSTHTGEEEIILQAYQFLQRKYPGMLLILAPRHIERVSGVESLLKKNGWGYTKWSNLAPETRQSVILVDSIGDLFHLYSIGTIIFCGGSLIPYGGHNILEAAIWGKVVFYGPSMQDFLDAKILLESVMAGVEIQDARDLAGKAVWFLENPDELQTRGMQGKKAVEANQGTAKRQALLIKEVLEGAGRKEAA
- a CDS encoding M48 family metallopeptidase; the encoded protein is MKPVQKLWLSKQVRNVCYVCLCMLLCACATAPFTGRSQLILIGEGEETALGLKSYREIISESKLSRDEKLVSRVRSVGLRIAGAADHPEFEWEFNVIEDDKTANAFCLPGGKVAIYTGILPYTKDENGLATVISHEVAHAIARHGAERMTTTLIAQIGQEAMNIAISEKSAVAVQAASMAYGVGAQIGFILPFSRTHELEADRIGLILMARAGYDPGEAIAFWQRLSRVEKDSIPAFLSTHPADEIRIRNIKEHLPEALRYYGKRLD
- a CDS encoding sigma-54 dependent transcriptional regulator, whose amino-acid sequence is MSDKSRILIVDDEEITLENLEHVLKKEGYEVAAVSSGMQALKHLEASPFDLVLTDLKMKKVDGMEILEKVKQRHPDTEVIMITGYATVSSAIEAMKKGAFHYVAKPFKLDEIRLVVARAIKKKRLQDENRELKQQLTIQGNAPLIIGKSKSILEIKRLIQQIAPSDCNVIITGESGTGKELVAQSIHHYSLRATKRFVAVNCGAFTEELLANELFGHEKEAFTGALSTKIGLLETANGGTVFLDEVGDMPPSMQVKLMRVIQEKEVIRLGGTNPIPIDVRFIAATNKDLKKTIEEGAFRQDLYYRLNVVSLQMPTLMERKEDIPLLTYYFLDKYARAGNKAAKEISLDVLEILTSYSYPGNVRELENIMERAVALAGQETIELKDLPFDLQQMEIHTFRRRENQLLTLKEREKEYIQWILQQMDGNKSRTAEVLGIDRVSLWRKLKKYGLE